One stretch of Miscanthus floridulus cultivar M001 chromosome 18, ASM1932011v1, whole genome shotgun sequence DNA includes these proteins:
- the LOC136520931 gene encoding amino acid transporter AVT6A-like — protein MGIGDGSSNGNQQPVHKEIRDETTPLLPVKVEEDEGFHEFNGASFSGAVFNLSTTIVGAGIMALPASIKMLGIIPGILSIILVALLTEASIDMLVRCSHQGKITSYGWLMGEVFGQWGRIALQGSVIINNLGVLIVYMIIIGDVLSGTTSGDVHHRGILEGWFGAHLWNSRPIVLLATALLVFAPLVSFKRLDSLRYTSALSVALAVVFVVITSGIAIIKLFNGTVAMPKLFPELDGLNSIWNLFTAVPVLVTAYICHYNVHSIDNELEDRTQIKPIVRTSLFLCSSVYIATSFFAYLLFGEGTLDDVLANFDANLGIPFSSVFDDIVRVSYAAHVMLVFPIVFFALRLNLDGLLFPTSRHISRDNKRFAIITISLLTVIYLAAILIPSIWDAFQFTGATAAVLIGSIFPAMVILRDSYGIATKRDKILAVTMIVLAVLSNSVALYSDAMNIFRKKEVA, from the exons ATGGGGATTGGAGATGGATCGTCAAATGGGAACCAGCAACCGGTGCATAAGGAAATACGAGATGAGACCACGCCACTTCTTCCAGTCAAGGTGGAAGAGGACGAGGGGTTTCATGAGTTCAACGGTGCTTCATTCTCTGGGGCGGTTTTCAATTTGTCGACCACCATAGTTGGGGCTGGAATTATGGCTCTGCCAGCAAGTATCAAGATGCTGGGCATCATCCCGGGGATTCTGTCGATCATCCTTGTGGCACTGCTCACAGAAGCATCCATCGACATGCTTGTCAGGTGCAGCCACCAGGGCAAGATTACATCATATGGGTGGCTGATGGGAGAGGTTTTCGGACAGTGGGGGAGAATTGCGCTGCAGGGCTCCGTCATCATAAACAATCTTGGCGTGCTAATTGTATATATGATTATCATTG GTGATGTTTTATCTGGAACAACATCAGGCGATGTTCATCATCGTGGTATATTGGAGGGCTGGTTTGGAGCTCATTTGTGGAATtctcgtcccattgttcttcttgcCACAGCTCTTTTGGTGTTTGCTCCATTGGTGAGCTTTAAGCGTTTGG ATTCATTGAGATACACATCTGCACTATCAGTTGCCCTGGCAGTAGTTTTTGTTGTAATTACTTCTGGGAttgccatcatcaagctcttcaatGGAACTGTGGCGATGCCCAAACTTTTTCCAGAATTAGATGGTCTTAATTCTATCTGGAATCTTTTTACAGCTGTCCCTGTTCTTGTGACAGCCTATATCTGCCATTATAATG TTCACAGCATTGACAATGAACTTGAAGACAGAACACAGATCAAACCGATTGTGCGAACATCGCTGTTCCTGTGCTCCAGTGTTTACATTGCCACAAGTTTCTTTGCATATCTCCTCTTTGGTGAGGGCACACTGGATGATGTGCTTGCCAACTTTGACGCAAATCTTGGCATTCCATTCAGTTCAGTCTTTGATGACATAGTGCGAGTGAGCTACGCCGCGCATGTCATGCTTGTCTTTCCCATTGTCTTCTTTGCCCTTCGGCTCAACTTGGATGGGTTGCTCTTCCCCACATCAAGGCACATTTCTCGTGACAATAAGAGATTTGCCATTATCACCATCTCTCTCCTCACAGTAATTTATCTTGCTGCCATTCTCATACCAAGCATTTGGGACGCATTCCAGTTTACTGGTGCCACAGCTGCCGTCCTGATTGGCTCTATCTTTCCTGCCATGGTCATCCTTAG GGATTCGTACGGAATCGCAACTAAGCGTGACAAGATTCTGGCTGTAACCATGATCGTGCTTGCTGTTCTGTCAAATTCTGTTGCCCTATACAGTGATGCGATGAACATCTTCCGTAAGAAGGAAGTGGCCTGA
- the LOC136521889 gene encoding E3 ubiquitin-protein ligase RDUF1-like: protein MANFGDELFLDVGDDGFGDLSYVSFSESIELNLACPRHVLSPGFDPETLTPTPGSPISFDSDPDLRRLSPSLTRSPPFWDCLEDDAASFEWEEIADAAPGVGSGPGGGGGGGGGGGGGGLEEEADADVFGFLDERQMLGVMEGIDSGDDDSIFSDEPPFDFGDDDVELEGIFRSGVGWELLPASLDDEFEILPGHVVDVGGAPPAARVAVERLQVVAVRGEEAAQGCAVCKEGMEQGGLATGLPCGHFYHGVCIGPWLAIRNTCPVCRYELPTDDPEYERRRARRHSAGGSTPQLGTPMRI, encoded by the coding sequence ATGGCGAACTTCGGCGACGAGCTCTTCCTCGACGTCGGGGACGACGGGTTCGGAGACCTCTCCTACGTCTCCTTCTCCGAGTCCATCGAGTTGAATCTCGCCTGCCCACGCCACGTCCTCTCCCCGGGCTTCGatcccgaaaccctaacccccacACCGGGGTCCCCCATCTCCTTCGACTCCGACCCCGACCTCCGCCGCCTCTCCCCCTCGCTGACCCGCTCCCCGCCCTTCTGGGACTGCCTCGAGGACGACGCCGCTAGCTTCGAGTGGGAGGAGATCGCGGACGCTGCCCCCGGCGTCGGCAGCGggcctggcggcggcggcggtggcggagggggagggggagggggaggactAGAAGAAGAGGCCGACGCTGACGTGTTCGGATTCCTCGACGAGCGGCAGATGCTGGGCGTGATGGAGGGCATCGACAGCGGGGACGACGACTCGATCTTCTCCGACGAGCCTCCGTTCGACTTCGGCGATGACGACGTGGAGCTTGAAGGCATCTTCCGGAGCGGCGTCGGGTGGGAGCTGCTCCCGGCGTCGCTGGACGACGAGTTCGAGATTCTGCCGGGGCACGTCGTGGACGTGGGCGGCGCCCCGCCGGCGGCGCGCGTGGCGGTGGAGCGGCTCCAGGTGGTGGCCGTCAGAGGCGAGGAGGCCGCACAGGGGTGCGCTGTGTGCAAGGAAGGGATGGAACAGGGGGGGCTCGCCACAGGGCTGCCGTGCGGACATTTCTACCACGGGGTGTGCATCGGCCCATGGCTCGCCATCCGGAACACGTGCCCAGTGTGCCGGTACGAGCTGCCTACCGACGACCCTGAGTACGAGAGGCGGAGGGCGAGGCGCCATTCCGCtggtggctcaacgccacagttGGGTACACCGATGCGAATTTGA
- the LOC136522896 gene encoding ocs element-binding factor 1-like produces the protein MQRDDIATSVCQCHTLGAAADFASFYMLQHGHGSLDHEPSSYPGTADGSWGTYGGHGTGAGAGGVGAGASMGAGELEQQQAAHDERKARRQASNRESARRARARRRGQLDELSSRVAALRAANARLAVELNRVAAARAREARENARLSAEAAALRERLAVAEAAAAADREASGKGDAGDEAAATPTAD, from the coding sequence ATGCAGAGAGACGACATCGCGACGTCGGTGTGCCAGTGCCACACGCTCGGTGCTGCAGCAGACTTCGCGAGCTTCTACATGCTGCAGCACGGGCACGGCTCGCTCGACCACGAGCCGTCGTCCTACCCGGGCACCGCGGACGGTTCTTGGGGCACGTACGGCGGCCACGGCACTGGCGCCGGTGCCGGCGGCGTCGGCGCCGGGGCGAGCATGGGCGCGGGAGAGCtggagcagcagcaggcggcgCACGACGAGCGGAAGGCGAGGCGGCAGGCGTCGAACCGCGAGTCGgcgcggcgcgcgcgcgcccggCGGAGGGGGCAGCTCGACGAGCTGTCGTCGCGCGTGGCCGCGCTCCGCGCCGCGAACGCGCGGCTGGCCGTGGAGCTGAACCGCGTGGCGGCCGCGCGCGCGCGGGAGGCGCGGGAGAACGCGCGGCTCAGCGCGGAGGCAGCCGCCCTGCGGGAGAGGCTCGCGGTCGCCGAGGCCGCTGCGGCGGCGGACAGGGAGGCGTCGGGGAAGGGCGACGCCGGCGATGAGGCAGCGGCAACGCCAACGGCCGACTAG